Genomic segment of Candidatus Palauibacter australiensis:
ACCGACGCGGTGGAAGAGATCGGCGAGCACATGTCCGACTTCGCCGAGGACCTGAGTGCCGAGACGCTGGTCGATCGCCCGATCCCCTTCCGCGAGTTCTACGATCTTCTGCCCGAGCGGGCGGGGAACCTGAGACGGGTCTCGCGCGAGGGGGCGACGGGCGGAGCTCTGGGGTTCCACGTGTCCGTGGCCGAAGCGGAGTATGAGGGAAGGAACGGGGCCGAGGTCGAAGTCACCATCGCCGACGTCGGCGCGATTCCCGTGATCGGCTCGGAGGGCTTCGTGGAGTGGCTCGATCTCTCGGTCGACCAGGAGAGCGACCGGGGGTGGGAACGGACGATCGAATACGAGGGCTATCCGGCCATGGAGGAGTTCCGCCGCACGCGCGGCGACCGCGGCCGCGCGGAGTTCACCTGGTTCATCGAGGATCGCTTCGTCGTCGAGCTGGACGGACGGAACCTGACGATCGACGAACTCCACGAGTTGCGAGACGCGATCGACACCGGCGCGCTGGCGGAGCTGCGCGACCGCGAGGGCCAGTAGCGCAACGGCTTAGCGGTCCCAGTCCGCGGGGTCGGGGATCCCGCGGCTGACCCAGACCTCGAGGGTGGGGTCCAGGGCCAGCGCTTCGGCCACCGCCCCGGCGAGTCCGGCGGGCGACGCATCCCGCAGGATCGCGCGCACCTGTCGGGTCGCGGGATTGCGCACGATGGCGGTGGGGAGGTGGCTCCCGCCGTCGAGCGTAAAGGATCCACCGGGCCCCGAGAGCGTGAGGCTCGCGAGCGCGCTCGCCCACGCGGGCTGGACCGGCACGGCGAAGGCGAAACCCAAACCTCCGTTCCCATGGGCGATGCGCCACATGTCGAAGCGCAATGCGAACAGTTCTTCACCCGACGCGTTCCGGCCGCGAATACGATAATCGCCGCCCCGCCGGGGCAGAGACGGCGGAGCGTCGAGGGCGAACGCGGGCTCCAGGTAGGGAACGCCTTCCTCGCTGACACCGCCCCAGAGCAGCAGCGTGCGGCCATCGCCGCCCGCTGCCCCGCGCGGGGCGGATTCGAGTGGTTCCGTGCGGAGGCGGAAACGCATCGCGTTGTAGAAGTGATAGTCCCCGATCCAGTGCGGATCGCAATATCCCATGATATCGGGCCTATCCGGCGGAACGAGACTTCCGCCGTCGCGAAAGTCGTATCCCCATGCGCCGATCTGCCCGCTCGCCCCGGGATACCACGGATCGAAGCCGGTCGCGCTGCAGGGGGCGTGGCTGAGGCTCATGTTGTGCCCGAATTCGTGCCCGACGATGTCGGCTCGATCGTGACTGGAGAAGCTGGCGAACCCGCCGACGAAAGCCACGCCTCCGCCGTCGCTGTTCGTCATCGTGCCCATGTAGTGCCCGGCTCCCCCCTCCGCGGCACGTATCGCCGCCGTCTGGCCCAGGAGCGCGCTCTGGTTGTTGGTGGATGCCATGACGGGCTCGTGCGCCGTAACCGTCATGGCTCCCACCGGGAGGAGCGTACGCGTGTCCCAGAAGAGTTCGTGGTCCGGCGTCAGGCTGTTCACGAGGCTCACGATCGAGACGTCCGGGTCTGACGTCAGCACGAACGGAATCACCGTGAGATCGAAGGTGGGCATCGTTCGGACGTCGACCGCGCGCCGGCCCCTGTCGGGGATCCGCCGCGTGAGTCCCAGAGCCGGGTCCAGCGTGCCGTCGGGATCCGTCTCGACGACGATTTCGAGTCCGGGCTGCACGACCCGCCCCGGCACGACGGCGTTCGCGGACGTGGCGAGATCGCCTTCCTCAATCGCGGTCGGTACCGGGTTCGTCTGCGCGGAAATGTCGACGACGTGGGTTTCGGCGCCCTCCACGTAGAACCGGGCCCGGACGGCCGGAAAATCGACGGACGCACCTTCAGGGGCGGTCAGGAACACGCGCAGCAGCGCGGAATCGCCTGCGACGAGCGGCACGGGAAACCGTGACGACTGCACGGCCTGGGTGAGCACGATCGACGCGTCCTGCCCGCACACGGCGACCCGGTATCTGTACAGCCGCTCCAGCCAGTCCCGGAAGGCAGGTTCGGCGGGGGCGCAGAGCCCCGAGCCTCCGAGATGGAGTTGGACCAGCCCCCGGATCGACGTCAACTCGACGGGCACCGGGCCGGTCAGCAAGGCGTTGTCCGACAGGTTCAGCTCGCGCAGCGCCGCCAGGCGCCCGAGCGCCGCGGGCACCGGTCCCTCGAGGTTGTTACGCATGAGCAGCAGCGTCTGCAGTTCGCCCAGGTCCCCGAGCTCGGACGGGATGGGTCCCGTGAGATCGTTGCCGCTCAGGTCCAGCCGGCGCAGCGCGCCGAGGTTGCCCAGCGCCGCCGGGATCGGCCCCTCGAATTCGTTGTCCCCGAGGTCCAGGTCATCCAGGTAGCGGAAGTCTCCGATCAGCGGCGGGATCCGGCCGTGGAGGCGATTGTCGCCGAGATCCAGTTGCACGAGGATCGGCAGGCGGGCCAGTTCGGGCGGGACGGCCCCGGCGAGTTCGTTTCCCGGCAGCAAGAGCGACTGGAGGCGGTCGAGGTCGCCGAGTTCCGGGGGGAGATGCCCCCGGAGTCGGTTGAAGGCCAGGTCGAGGTCCGTCACCCGCCCCGCCTGGTCCACGCCCACGCCGTACCACGTATCCAGCGGTCGACCGGTCAGCCAGTTGTCGTCGGCGGTCCAGGCCTCGCCGCCCGTCGCTTCGTAGAACGCCCGGAGGACGACGTGGTCCGCCGTCACGGGCTCGGGCACGAGAACCTGGAACTCCAGTCGGGCCTGCAGCGCACGGGGATCGCGGGCCCGGATCGTGACCCGCGCTTCGCCCGGCGCGACCCCGGCGACGGTGACGGTGGTGCCTGAAAGCGAGGCGGAAGCGACGCCGGGGTCGGAGGTCGCGACGGAGAACGTGAGGGCGTCCCCGTCCGGATCCGTGAAGTAGGCCGCCGCGTCCACCGTGAGCGTGTCGCCGGCCGCCAGTTCCTGGGGCGGGATCGTGCTCGTCGGTGTCGGCCGGCGGTTGGGAGAAGCCGTGGGCGGCGCCGTGGAGTCGCCGCCGCACCCCGCGGTCGAGAGGATCACGAGCGCCAGCAGCCCCGCCGGTGCGGCCGGCGAGCCTCTTCCCCCCCGGCTCACGAGGCGACGTGCGGCGACCGGCGCCGACCAACCCCCACGCCGGTCAGCTCGTGGCGCGGGGCCTGGTGCGCACGATGACGCCGGGGACGCCGGCCTCGCGCAGGCGGTTGTTGAACTCCGCGACGTCCGTGTCGATGATCTGCTGGAGCGTGGTCAGCCACCCGCCGAGTTCGGCCTCGAGTTCGTCGGCGCGGACGGCCGCCACCGCGTTGGGGCGGTCGTAGGTCGATGCGATGTAGCCGTACAGGTTCGCGATCTCGTTGTCGAGCATGGGCGGGAAGTTGAGCATGTCCTGCCCCGAGCGGTTCCGCGTCTGGAAGAGTTCCTCCTCGACATCCGTGAGCTTCTCGCCCGCCGCGTCCGCCATCTCCGTGAAGTCATCGCCGTAGCCGGCCTCCTCCACGGACGTCGCGATGTCGCTCATCTGCGACCGGACCGAACGCACCTCGCGCACGGCGTCGTGCGACTGCTGGAGAAGACCGCGCACCCGGACCATCAGGTCGTGCTGCTGCTGCAGGTCGGCGACCGTGATCTGGTCGGCCACGCGCGGATCGACATGGACCGCCAGCGGCTGCGTCTGCGTCGCGTCCCCCGCCGTCAGCCGCACCTCATAGCGCCCGGGCACCGCGGGCACCCGGCCCGTGAAGCCCCAGATCCGGGCGCCCTGGACGAGGTCGGGCCCTTCTCCCTGAAGGTTCCAAACCATCCGGTTCAGACCCGCGCTCGTCTGGAGGCGGTCCGGCGACCAGGTCGAGGCCCGGCCGATCGCCGCCTTCGCCTCCTCGTCCCAAGAACCCGGGTTCGAGGAGTAGACCCGCACGACCTCGCCGGCCGCATCCGCGATCTCGAGGTTGATCGTCTCCTCCATCCCCTCGCCGAGCGCGAAGTGAATCGACGCCCCGTTGGGGAAGACGCCCTGCGCGCGCACCGCGTCGCGCGGCACGTAGAGGTGGACGTCGGCCGCCAGCGTGGCCGCGGACATCGTGCGGAGCGGAGACACGTCGTCGAGGATCCAGAACGAGCGGCCCTGCGTCCCGATGACGAGGTCGCCCTCGTGCACGAGCATGTCCGTGATCGGCGTGATCGGCAGGTTCTGCTGGAAGCGCTGCCAGTTGTCGCCGCCGTCGAAGCTCACGTAGAGCCCGAACTCCGTGCCCGCGTAGAGGAGGCCCTCCCGCGCCGGGTCCTCCCGCACGACGCGCACGAAGTGGCCCGGTTCGATCCCGTTGCCCGAGAGCCGGGTCCAGCTCGCCCCGTAGTCGTCCGTGCGCCACATGTAGGGCGTGTTGTCCTGCATCCGGTAGCGGTAGACGGCGACGTGCGCCCGCCCCGCGCCGTGCGCCGAGAGGTCGATCATGTTGACGGTCGAGAACTCGGGCAGGTCGCCCGGCGTCACGTCTTCCCAGCTCGCCCCGTCGTCCCGCGAGACGTGGATGAGGCCGTCGTCCGAGCCCACCCACAGGACGCCCGCCTCGTGCGGCGATTCCTCGAAGGCGAAGATCGTCCCGTACATCTCCACCCCGGTGTTGTCCCACGTGATGCGCCCGCCCGCGTGCTCCATCTTCGTCGTGTCGTTGCGCGTGAGATCCGGGCTGATCGTCTCCCACGAGTATCCCGCGTCCGATGTCCGGTTCACGTACTGCGAGGTGTGATAGATGACGTCGGGGTCGTGCGGGGAGATCCGGATCGGCGCGTTCCACTGGAAGCGGTGCCGCATCGTCTTCGGGGCCTGTCCAAGCTGGAGCTGGGGATAGAGGAGCATCTGGCGCACGTCGCCCGTGCCCCGGTCCACCCGGTTGATGCTGCCGCCGTAGCAGCCCGCGTACGTCACGTTCGGGTTCCGCGGGTCGATCGCGATGTGGCCGCTCTCACAGCCGCCGACCGCGGCCCAGTGCTGCGCCGGCTGCACCGCCGGCATGCCGCGGCTGGGCACCATGATCGTGGAGTTGTCCTGCTGCGAGCCGTACACGCGGTAGGGGAACTGGTTGTCGACGAACACCCGGTACATCTCGGCCGTGACCTGGTTGTAGTACGTGGACCAGCTCTCCGCGCCGGTCGTCGTCACCTGCCCGCCGCCATCGTTCGCCACGACCTGGAAGTCGGGGTTCTCGTAGTTGATCCAGAGGTCGTGCACGTCTCCGTGCGGCACGCCGTAGCCCTGCCACGTCGCGCCGCCGTCGATCGACTTGTTGTAGCCGACGTTGAGGGCGTACACCGTGTTCTCGTCCACCGGGTCGGCGTAGATGTGCGTGTAGTACCAGGCGCGCTGCTGGAGCCCGCGGTCGTCGTTCACGCGCCGCCAGTTGTCGCCCCCGTCCTCGGAGCGGTAGACGCCGCCCCGGTCGTTGGGCGCCTCCATGAGCACCCACACCCGGTCGGGGTTGGCGCGCGAGACGGTGACGGCCGCCTTGCCGACGAGGCCGGTGGGGAGTCCGCCCTCGAGCCGGGTCCACGTGTCCCCGCCATCGGTCGACCGGAACACGCCGGACTCCTCCGAACCGGAGATCGCGGTCCACGGCTTGCGCTCGCCCCGCCACGCCGTAGCGAAGACGATGCGCGGATTCACCGGGTTGATCGCGAGATCCACCGCGCCGGTGGAGTCGGAGATCGCGAGCACGTGGTCCCACGTGTCCCCGCCGTCCGTCGTGCGGAAGACGCCGCGCTCGGGGTTGGGCCCGAACGGGTCGCCGAGCGCGGCCACGAAGGCGATGTCGGCATCGCGCGGGTGGACCTCGATGCGGCCGATCTGCCCCGCGTTCGGGAGGCCGATGTGGGTCCACGAGTCGCCCCCGTTCGTGCTGCGGTAGACGCCGACCCCCTTCGACACGTTTCCGCGGATGGGGGCCGAGCCGGTGCCCACGTAGATGACGTTCGCGTCGCTGTCCGCCACGTCGATCGCCCCGATCGAGCCCGTCTCGATGTAGCCGTCGGAGATGTTGCGCCAGTTGAGGCCGGCGTCGTCCGTGCGCCACACGCCGCCGCCCGTCGCGCCCATGAAATAGGTGAGCGGCTGCTCCGTGATCCCCGCCACCGCCGTGCTGCGCCCGCCCCGGGGCGGCCCGATGGACCGGAAGCTGAGGCCCGCGACATCGGCGGAGTCGAACACCACCGCCTCCTGGGCGGCGAGCGCCGAGGGGGCGACGGCGAAATCCGCCGCGGCCAGGACGGCTGCGGCGAGGGTGAGCGTGGTCGGCGTGACGATGGCCAGCTTGCGCATGGGGCTCTCGCTCCTGTTACGGCGGCACGTTGATTCGCTGCGGTTGTGGCGGACCTCCCGGACGCCATGCCCGGTCGGACCGCGGCCCGCCAACGTAGATGGACAAAGCCCGCCGCGACAATCACCGTGATTGTCGCCCGGCGCTCAGGCCGTAGTGGCTGCTTCGGTGAAGAAGTTGCGGAGGGTGCGGGCGACGAGCCCATCCTCGCCTTCGCGGAGGAGGCGCGTGCGGACGGTCATCAGGTAGGCGAGGCGGGGCTCACCGGCCATGAGTCCGGCTTTCGCTTCGTCGGTCGTGAGGGGGATGACGCCAGGGTCCCAGGTGAGTTCCACGTCCTCGTAGCCCGCGGTGTTCGTCACGACCTCGGCGGTGAGGCCGGGGACGTCGGCGAGATCCGCGGCGATGCGACGGGCCATGTCGGACCAGCCCGCGACCCACGACTCGACATCGCGCGCCACGTAGCGGTCCAGGGCGACCACGAGACCGACGATCTCCTCCTTCCCCACCTTCATGCCCCGGCCGATGCCATCGTTCGGCGAGGCGTTCAGACGCGCCGCTTCGACGAGGTCCGCCCGCCCGGCCAGGATGCCGGACGACTGCGGGCCGCCGATCCCCTTGCCGCCGCTGATCACGATCAGGTCCGCCCCCGCCTCGACGAACTCCACGAGACCCACCCCGGTCGGGAGGTCCGATGCCATGTCGACCAGCACGGGGACACCGGCCGCGCGCCCGATCTCGATCTGCTCGCGCACGGCCATGACCTCGGGCCCGGGGGCGGGCGCCCAGTCCACGGGCGCCGGAGGTGCGAACATCGTCTGCCGCTCCGCCGTCGCGAGCGCGGCGATCATCGCCGTCCGCCCCGTCAGCTTCGCCCGAAAGTCCTCCCGCGTCTGCGCCTCGACGATCGTCATCCCCGCGTCCCGGTACGCCCGGTCGTAGCCGAACCGGTGCGGCGTCTGGATCAGGCACTCCCGGCGCGGCCACGTGGGGAGGGGAAGCGCGTGAACCCGCTCCGGATCCGTGCCCGTCAGGCAGCCGGCCGCCCCGAGCACCATTGCCGAGAAGCCGCCGGCTGTGACGAGCGCCGCC
This window contains:
- a CDS encoding glycosyl hydrolase — its product is MRKLAIVTPTTLTLAAAVLAAADFAVAPSALAAQEAVVFDSADVAGLSFRSIGPPRGGRSTAVAGITEQPLTYFMGATGGGVWRTDDAGLNWRNISDGYIETGSIGAIDVADSDANVIYVGTGSAPIRGNVSKGVGVYRSTNGGDSWTHIGLPNAGQIGRIEVHPRDADIAFVAALGDPFGPNPERGVFRTTDGGDTWDHVLAISDSTGAVDLAINPVNPRIVFATAWRGERKPWTAISGSEESGVFRSTDGGDTWTRLEGGLPTGLVGKAAVTVSRANPDRVWVLMEAPNDRGGVYRSEDGGDNWRRVNDDRGLQQRAWYYTHIYADPVDENTVYALNVGYNKSIDGGATWQGYGVPHGDVHDLWINYENPDFQVVANDGGGQVTTTGAESWSTYYNQVTAEMYRVFVDNQFPYRVYGSQQDNSTIMVPSRGMPAVQPAQHWAAVGGCESGHIAIDPRNPNVTYAGCYGGSINRVDRGTGDVRQMLLYPQLQLGQAPKTMRHRFQWNAPIRISPHDPDVIYHTSQYVNRTSDAGYSWETISPDLTRNDTTKMEHAGGRITWDNTGVEMYGTIFAFEESPHEAGVLWVGSDDGLIHVSRDDGASWEDVTPGDLPEFSTVNMIDLSAHGAGRAHVAVYRYRMQDNTPYMWRTDDYGASWTRLSGNGIEPGHFVRVVREDPAREGLLYAGTEFGLYVSFDGGDNWQRFQQNLPITPITDMLVHEGDLVIGTQGRSFWILDDVSPLRTMSAATLAADVHLYVPRDAVRAQGVFPNGASIHFALGEGMEETINLEIADAAGEVVRVYSSNPGSWDEEAKAAIGRASTWSPDRLQTSAGLNRMVWNLQGEGPDLVQGARIWGFTGRVPAVPGRYEVRLTAGDATQTQPLAVHVDPRVADQITVADLQQQHDLMVRVRGLLQQSHDAVREVRSVRSQMSDIATSVEEAGYGDDFTEMADAAGEKLTDVEEELFQTRNRSGQDMLNFPPMLDNEIANLYGYIASTYDRPNAVAAVRADELEAELGGWLTTLQQIIDTDVAEFNNRLREAGVPGVIVRTRPRATS